The proteins below come from a single Oncorhynchus keta strain PuntledgeMale-10-30-2019 chromosome 32, Oket_V2, whole genome shotgun sequence genomic window:
- the LOC118365514 gene encoding uncharacterized protein LOC118365514 isoform X2 codes for MADILTHVFRTFIQHNGKTKDFKIIAPSKCSTLVVGDCSVNRSLLLLAAVTAASELGLKVSFFTQVQIQSLPGSLHESMSNLSPDNLKKITFSYPRSLEDLLQDVASLHESASGSAAPPSLIIVDGLEGYLRGPGTLEERAASLAPCRVIASFQSEWEGHAGGDSSDPVLSVLDRYFQVRCTLDQDWNSAPAVAGPQDTWHVYLSGAGITEDPIAKDEEDSSLAQEWRLVICPNRSMEFTMV; via the exons ATGGCCGATATTTTGACGCATGTCTTTAGGACATTTATCCAACACAATGGAAAAACGAAGGATTTCAAAATCATCGCACCATCAAAATGCAGTACCTTGGTGGTCGGAGACTGTAGCGTCAACCGTTCGTTGCTGCTACTTGCGGCGgtgacagctgcctctgaattGGGGCTCAAAGTCTCATTTTTCACTCAGGTTCAAATTCAGAGCCTTCCAGGATCATTACACGAATCCATGTCCAACCTGAGCCCCGACAATTTGAAG AAAATCACGTTTTCATACCCCAGGTCCTTGGAAGATTTGCTTCAGGACGTGGCCTCTTTGCATGAATCAGCCTCTGGATCTGCTGCCCCTCCGTCGCTGATCATCGTGGATGGACTGGAGGGCTACCTGCGCGGGCCTGGG ACCTTGGAAGAGAGAGCCGCTAGTCTGGCCCCCTGTCGGGTCATAGCCTCGTTCCAGTCCGAGTGGGAAGGGCATGCTGGTGGGGACTCCTCAGACCCTGTCCTCTCAGTGTTAGACCGCTACTTTCAGGTTAGGTGTACCTTGGACCAGGACTGGAACTCTGCCCCTGCTGTAGCAGGACCACAGGACACGTGGCATGTTTACCTTTCTGGTGCTGGGATCACAGAAGACCCTATTGCTAAGGATGAGGAGGACTCAAGTCTGGCACAAGAATGGCGACTGGTCATTTGCCCCAATCGCTCAATGGAGTTTACAATGGTTTGA
- the LOC118365517 gene encoding ras-related protein Rab-3D-like, with the protein MASVNDSRLQQQPAQKDAADQNFDYMFKLLIIGNSSVGKTSFLFRYADDSFTSAFVSTVGIDFKVKTVFRNEKRIKLQIWDTAGQERYRTITTAYYRGAMGFLLMYDITNQDSFNAVQDWATQIKTYSWDNAQVILVGNKCELEDDRLVPTEDSQRLAKDLGYQFFEASAKDNINVKQVFERLVDVICEKMNESMGGDANMLSNHRSTSLQDSPPENHGGCGC; encoded by the exons ATGGCGTCAGTGAATGACTCTCGCCTTCAGCAGCAGCCTGCCCAGAAGGATGCGGCTGACCAGAACTTTGACTACATGTTCAAGCTGCTGATCATTGGCAACAGCAGTGTGGGGAAGACCAGCTTCCTGTTCCGCTATGCTGATGACTCCTTCACCTCAGCCTTTGTCTCCACTGTGGGCATAGACTTCAAGGTCAAGACCGTCTTCCGCAATGAGAAAAGGATAAAGCTACAGATATGG GACACAGCGGGACAGGAGCGCTACCGTACCATCACCACAGCCTACTACAGAGGAGCCATGGGCTTCCTGCTCATGTATGACATCACCAACCAGGACTCCTTCAACGCTGTGCAGGACTG GGCAACTCAGATTAAGACATACTCTTGGGACAACGCACAGGTGATCCTGGTGGGAAACAAGTGTGAACTGGAGGATGACAGGCTAGTCCCCACAGAGGATAGTCAGAGACTGGCCAAAGATCTTG GGTACCAGTTCTTTGAGGCCAGCGCCAAGGACAACATCAACGTGAAGCAGGTGTTTGAGCGGCTGGTAGACGTCATCTGTGAGAAGATGAACGAGAGCATGGGCGGAGATGCCAACATGTTGTCCAATCACAGGAGCACCAGTCTACAGGACTCGCCTCCAGAGAACCATGGGGGCTGTGGCTGCTAA
- the LOC118365514 gene encoding uncharacterized protein LOC118365514 isoform X1, producing MADILTHVFRTFIQHNGKTKDFKIIAPSKCSTLVVGDCSVNRSLLLLAAVTAASELGLKVSFFTQVQIQSLPGSLHESMSNLSPDNLKKITFSYPRSLEDLLQDVASLHESASGSAAPPSLIIVDGLEGYLRGPGVSGDLQQAEQSSAAHISALLCDTAAFLSQTLEERAASLAPCRVIASFQSEWEGHAGGDSSDPVLSVLDRYFQVRCTLDQDWNSAPAVAGPQDTWHVYLSGAGITEDPIAKDEEDSSLAQEWRLVICPNRSMEFTMV from the exons ATGGCCGATATTTTGACGCATGTCTTTAGGACATTTATCCAACACAATGGAAAAACGAAGGATTTCAAAATCATCGCACCATCAAAATGCAGTACCTTGGTGGTCGGAGACTGTAGCGTCAACCGTTCGTTGCTGCTACTTGCGGCGgtgacagctgcctctgaattGGGGCTCAAAGTCTCATTTTTCACTCAGGTTCAAATTCAGAGCCTTCCAGGATCATTACACGAATCCATGTCCAACCTGAGCCCCGACAATTTGAAG AAAATCACGTTTTCATACCCCAGGTCCTTGGAAGATTTGCTTCAGGACGTGGCCTCTTTGCATGAATCAGCCTCTGGATCTGCTGCCCCTCCGTCGCTGATCATCGTGGATGGACTGGAGGGCTACCTGCGCGGGCCTGGGGTGAGTGGTGACCTTCAGCAGGCGGAGCAGTCCTCTGCTGCACAcatctctgctctgctgtgtgaCACGGCTGCATTTCTCTCACAGACCTTGGAAGAGAGAGCCGCTAGTCTGGCCCCCTGTCGGGTCATAGCCTCGTTCCAGTCCGAGTGGGAAGGGCATGCTGGTGGGGACTCCTCAGACCCTGTCCTCTCAGTGTTAGACCGCTACTTTCAGGTTAGGTGTACCTTGGACCAGGACTGGAACTCTGCCCCTGCTGTAGCAGGACCACAGGACACGTGGCATGTTTACCTTTCTGGTGCTGGGATCACAGAAGACCCTATTGCTAAGGATGAGGAGGACTCAAGTCTGGCACAAGAATGGCGACTGGTCATTTGCCCCAATCGCTCAATGGAGTTTACAATGGTTTGA
- the epor gene encoding erythropoietin receptor, with protein sequence MTNDNLNKLLVFCVLFCAQKTSIVHGAQALETKVALLLHAEPENPKCFAEGMSDLTCFWEEDEERAGSADQYSFIYTYQNENSSECSVTALPAAGGKRLYFCRLSQTQLFVPLDIRVFRDDLLIHNRSLFIELVFLLDPPANLTLTSTGMQGQLKASWLPPSLKYMGDSMMYEVSYAMAGSHIGKVEEVQASSELILRGLQSGTKYKVHIRVKLDGISYSGYWSAWTDPVLMETMPGDLDPLIVSLSLIISLVLTLLSLLVLMSHRRFLLKKIWPIIPTPESKFQGLFKVYGGDFQEWLGHSTGGLWLRPTYFYSEEFPAPLEVLSEVSLGPALPSSALPPKASEALGEEDEDEKLKRVDSALMEGWRETPQEHWPMDQLRAIHQHPAPWTQSSLLESHDAYVTLNAQNHSGEEPLDDILEETLPLQVLFASGRTSSESRSDLGSFQQSSGLGRLSSQSSFEYPNHTWPPKGPGYTYMAVADSGVSMDYSPMSSSKIDDIGKGVIYTNEYKNEIPAHRRPIGTPIHVAF encoded by the exons ATGACAAACGATAACCTGAATAAGCTGTTGGTATTTTGTGTATTATTTTGCGCTCAGAAAACGTCCATCGTGCATGGTGCACAAGCTTTGGAAACTAAAG TGGCTCTGCTGCTCCACGCTGAGCCAGAGAATCCAAAGTGCTTTGCTGAAGGGATGTCAGACCTCACCTGCTTctgggaggaggatgaggaaaggGCTGGCTCTGCTGACCAATACTCATTCATATACACATACCA GAATGAGAACAGCAGTGAGTGTTCCGTAACTGCCCTACCAGCAGCAGGTGGCAAGAGGCTGTATTTTTGCAGGTTGTCCCAGACTCAATTATTTGTGCCCCTTGACATCCGGGTGTTTCGGGACGACCTGCTGATCCACAACCGCAGTCTCTTCATTGAACTTGTCT TCCTGTTAGACCCGCCTGCCAATCTGACATTGACGAGTACAGGGATGCAGGGGCAGCTGAAGGCCAgctggctgcctccctctctcaagTACATGGGTGACAGCATGATGTACGAGGTCAGCTACGCCATGGCAGGGAGCCACATTGGAAAG GTGGAGGAGGTGCAAGCCAGCTCTGAGCTCATCTTGCGTGGTCTGCAGTCAGGCACTAAGTACAAGGTGCACATTCGTGTCAAACTGGACGGCATCAGCTACAGCGGCTACTGGAGCGCCTGGACTGACCCGGTACTGATGGAAACAATGCCTGGTG ACTTGGACCCTCTCATCGTGTCCCTGAGTCTCATCATCTCTCTCGTCCTCACCCTGCTGTCTCTCCTTGTGCTCATGTCTCATCGCAG GTTCCTGTTGAAGAAGATCTGGCCAATCATTCCCACCCCTGAAAGCAAGTTCCAAGGCCTCTTTAAGGTTTATGGCGGTGACTTTCAG GAGTGGTTGGGCCACAGCACTGGAGGCTTATGGTTGAGGCCAACCTACTTCTACTCCGAGGAATTCCCTGCACCACTAGAGGTGCTCTCAGAGGTTAGCCTTGGTCCCGCCTTACCCAGCTCCGCTTTGCCGCCCAAGGCCTCAGAGGCACTTGGTGAGGAGGATGAAGACGAGAAGCTAAAGAGGGTGGATTCTGCattgatggaggggtggagagaaacCCCCCAGGAGCACTGGCCGATGGACCAGCTCCGGGCTATTCATCAGCACCCTGCACCCTGGACCCAGTCTTCTCTACTTGAGTCCCATGATGCCTATGTCACCCTCAATGCTCAGAACCACAGTGGGGAGGAGCCTCTGGATGACATATTGGAAGAAACCTTGCCCCTGCAGGTTCTCTTTGCCTCTGGAAGGACATCCTCTGAATCTCGATCAGACTTGGGCTCCTTCCAACAGAGCTCAGGATTGGGCCGCCTCTCGTCCCAGTCCAGTTTTGAGTACCCAAACCACACCTGGCCGCCCAAGGGCCCTGGGTACACCTACATGGCAGTGGCCGACTCAGGCGTCTCCATGGATTACAGTCCGATGAGCTCAAGTAAGATCGATGACATTGGGAAGGGAGTTATCTATACCAATGAGTACAAGAACGAGATCCCTGCACACAGAAGACCCATAGGTACGCCCATCCACGTTGCATTCTGA